The DNA sequence CTTGCAAAATTTGCCGTGGATATTTCATAGACGCAACCACGGTCACAGAATGTCTACATACGTGTAAGTTATTTGCCGctttattttactttgaaaGCACTATTGGTTTGTATTGTTGAGCTTTGTATTATTGTTGAAGACCAAGGTCTACTATCCTGCAGAAATGGAGCAGTATTCTTGAAGGTTAAGAGTTCAGTGCTCTTTAGAATGTTGTAATTTAAGACTAAAGATTACCAAGATTAATCAACACATGTCTCGTTGCTGATCATTTTTATGTGCTTAGACTTAACCCACTTGGAAAATATCAAACCATAGCCAtgatgcattattaattaggAGCACAGACCTACATTAGGAGTTGGTAGGCTTCTATGACAGCCAAAGGGTACTAGACTTGGCTCCTAGAGTTATTGCCATTCTCTACACCATTGGCAAGTTGGTTTGATGTCATACTATAACACAGCACAAAAACTTAATCACCCatgacctgagaacaaatctCTAGCCAAACCCACGATCAAGCCCCTACCCTCAGCAAAGAGAGTCACTTAACACCAAACAACAAAAGGTTGTCAgctagagattgctataagctaTAAGGCCtcctttttgtactattttattttttgttctgtaatttttgttcttcatcacaacccattacatccccactgctggggcacgggtctccttccaatgaaggtaGGGTTTAGGATTAGTCcgccacgctggccaagtgcgggtcggtggaccccaacacaagcaagcttgtgctgagagttgtcgggtaagtgggcaacccgactgtcaaatgttttcaagccgcccgaaggcctctgactaggcttaacgactgctgccgaagcagcaaccgggacccacggcttaatgtgccgtccgaagcacggaagcgtccagaaaagcaccacttgaaattggtcacccatccaatggctgaccgtgtcagttgttgcttaacctcagcgatcagttacgatgactgaggcccgctcgactacggacgcttcatttttgttcttggtgcaaataaaattaacaatgaAACTAAAAGAAAATCTATCTCATTTTCCAGTCTGCAAAAGCTGTCTAGTTAAGCACTTGGAGGAGAACAACACATGCCCGACATGCACCATCGTGATCCACCAGTCCCACCCGCTGCAGTACATCAGCTTCGACCGCACCATGCAGGATATTGTCTACAAACTCGTGCCCGATCTACAGGATagtgagtattttttttacagcaGTTTTGCAAAGGAATCTGAGGGAATCTTTTGCCTGTTATTATTCAGATGAGGTAAAATGTCTTCATGGATGCAAAAGGGGCAAGGAAGGATGGTATCATACCTGGTAAGGACACATCCTACATAGAGTGACCCTATCACATGATGGCCCCAACACCTGGTTGCTTGTTACCTTCAAATATGTTTTGCATGTAATGGCTCACCTCACAGCCTAATTTGATGTGGGAAATTAGTTTTCCATGATAGATAGAATGCcagataaacataatataattatgtactggTTGCAATGGGCCTACCTTGTGAACATTTACAGCTGTAAATGAGTGTACCAATGTATCTAACAGTCCcttaactaaaaatatatagcctatgtgttaatccagggtgtcagctaacttcatACCAAATTTTGTTACAATTGGTTCAGAAGTTTTGatgtgaagaagtaacaaacatacacccagactcacaaactttcgccgttataatattagtagtaaGATTATGTCCCCTACTTACATTTTCCTCAAAACATGAAACAAAACACCTTCCACAGACGAACTGAAACGCGAGCGTGACTTCTACCGCGCGCGCGGGCTGCCCTGCCCGAAGGACGCGGCGCTGGCCGGCGACaaggcgggcggcggcgacgaCGCAGAACAGGCTGATAATACGGACTGCCATCGGAAGGATGAACAGGTAGGATATCCAGTCCATCCACTATATGTACTAAAGCTGCCACCACACTTGGCTATTCATATTGCCAATGCCATATTTACCAAATACCAAAACAGTAATAAGGAAATAATGATGGTTAATATACTGACGTGCCATTGGAAGGATGAACAGGTaggatataatattttattctattccgTGGGGGGTGAAGctcctggctctctcgagtggaacctttgtatgtATCCCTctaatttcagctcagccacaatagctcccgagtaaactggaccAGCAAGCCTGGATGTTGTAAAAGCTGAAATAGGAGCTCCaagttggtccaagaatagataatctcaTTTCTGTAGTAGATGGAAATGCTAGCAGAATATGTTCAACTGACTCATCCACTTTCGTATTATGTCCTACATATGAGACTTGTatggtattaaattattactatgAAGACATAGAAACCAATGGTGAATGGATTTAGTCTATCTCACTGTTAATGAAGCTCCGTTCTACTCTTACTTACTGGCCGtcatattcataataaatttagtATTTATGCTCTATCTATTTTATCTATGTATTGAGAAGTGAGTCCTTCGTTTTGTGTAAACACCAACGCAAAATAGCAACCCTTAATAATACACTGCAGGACATGAGGCTCCTTCAAGTCTGTAGGGGTAGGCCCTCCTCCCATTACGATACGCCCCCGCGACTCTAGTCTCGGAGACTAGTCGCCGCAAAGTATCCCATATACTTGTCATAATCTCCCCGCTTGGCAGATGAGTTGGAGTTGATGGTTGAGTTGTTTGCTGGGTTGTATCACACATGACAAACATTTAATACATCCAACTACACCACCCAGTCGCCTTTTCCGATCATTATAGAGTACTTATCTAAACAATCCGCAGGTGAACGTCTGCCTCGAGTGCATCTCCACGTCGCTACGGACGCTCAAGCGCAGCTTCATCCGCTGCTCGGCGCAGGCCACCATCACGCACCTCAAGAAGTTTGTCGCTAAAAAAGTGCTCAATGGAATGGAGAAGTATAGAGAGGTGAGTATGGTATATAATGATGTTCATGTTTATGTAGCCAACATAGTGGATATCTAGcatggggcgcaagacgcgcacgccaagacgtgacaaaagttttgcgtcgTGCTCACTGACATCACGCGGCTTTGAGAACGAGTGCAACGAAGAAGTTTAGTCACATCTTGACGTGCGTGctttgcgccccgtgctaggccttagGGCTTGCCCTTTGTGATGAAGTCCCTTATTGTTCATTATATTGAGTACATATTAAGCTGGGTGGAACAGGGTGTATTTTTCATACTTGGCATAAAAGGGGcataaaaggtaaacaattttagtgtcattttatttgaattattatACATTAGGTTTTAAGATAAAACAGAAAAACCAATGAAATACTTACCAGCAAAAAATGATTATCATTAAAACAATTTACTTTagcttttttgtttaattatagttattttgATAGTCACCCTAAAATTGATTATACCCTTTATGCCAAGTATGGTAAAATGCATAACAAAATGCATTATGCTTCGCAGATCGACATCCTGTGCAACGACGAGCTGCTGGGCAAGGACCACACGCTCAAGTTCGTGTTCGTGACGCGCTGGCGCTTCCGCGACCCGCCGCTGCGGCTGCAGTACCGGCCCAAGATCGACCTGTAGACTCAGTACCAAGATCCACCTGTAGATTACTTCATGCAGATCCATCTGTAATCTCAGTTCCAAGATCGACCTGTAGATTACTGAATGCAGATCCAACTGCAGACTCATTACCAAGATCGTCCTGTAGCTTCAGTACCGGCCCAAGATCGACCTGTAGACTACTTCATGTGGATCTACCTATAGCCTCTCAGTACCAAGATCGACCTTTAGCGTCGCAGTACCGTCCTAAGATCGACCTATAGTGTGGTGTGCAGCAGGGCTACaggccccgtgctaggccttcagaTCCACCTTtagagggtgttgcaaaaagggtataccaaaccgaaacctacgtgtgcaccatgttatatctaagcccgaaaatgaaatcagaatgtctaAATTCCCGAAAAAAGCAAATTtttatccatagtaaaaaaacagATATCATTTTAGGaattagatataacatgctgcacacgtaagtttcggcttagtataccctttttgcaacaccttgtagaGTCGGGCCCCATTGCTGAGCTGCTTGGTTAACAATATCTGAACAAGATGGTGAGgcacatacaaaaaaaagcaACGAAAAATGTATAGGTCTGCATTTGTTCTGTCAAACCGTCGAACCGTCACAAATCTTCGAACCgaacttattcaaaataagatctcagtggtagaagtggggtgttatttgtcgagacgtttcctTTGCAATGTCACTCCATCTTTCTcatatattgtttatttaagcTTAAGTCTGGGGCCTCACGGATTAGATGATTGTATCTAGATGATCTGTCCACATAATAAATAAGCATAAAATGTAACTAAACTCACTGGGAACATTatgaaatttcgtttaaattgattaaacttataacaaccCATACACATACTGTTGGTCACGAACTGATTGGTATGGGGACAGGGAAGTAAGAAGATGTTTTATATgaatttagtttaaaaatgCCCCTGAGTCTGAAATTTGTAGAAAAGTACACCACAAGTTCTTAATGCCGTGaagttttataacttttttaaatgtaagtgTAAACAGTTACATAACCAGTATttgtatttagtttttttttaataatttagctcAATGTGTCCAGTTAATGAAATTGATTATTTGACATGAAATAGAAGAATTTTTAGGTTTTTATCCTTGACTCTTAGTTAatttttgttgatttttacGTTGTGTAATAGTTCTATTCTATGTAGctaattatttagttttactTTCTGTAATAATGTAAGTTAATAACCAACAAATTCAATAGATTTATCATGAATTACCaatgaattaattttatactttatttaaaaaaagaatgaGATATTTTTGGAAGCTCATGTCTAGGCAAGTCGTTTTTAAAATggtgtaagtaatatttaaattaacattataaCAAAGAACAAAGattgtttgtatttagtaTGAATGTCACTATAATTTTAGTATgttgaatgaataaatgaattttatatagtGAAACTAATAGTTCGCTTGTTTTATTCTCAGCTTTCCAAACATACTTGcgcttaaaaaaattaaaacaattagATATGAATATttctatattaaatttaataaataatgcaggcttactttaattaaaatacaatgtaGATTCTTGTACGTTTTGATCATTTACAAAAATGGTAACTTAAACTtaggtactaaataaatacatcaaTTTCTCGATTGTGACGttaaaaacatgtaaaaaatacacaaaaaatcGGCTGCCAAATTATAAATCACAACCATTATGCAAAACTGTTTGATTTCAAAATGGCGCTATTCACATTTGACGTTTAGTTCAGGCGCCATCTTTAACAAAGAGTACTCTTCTGTTTCGGAAACTTTTTCCGTGACCACTCTTCTATACTGTTCTGGAGGTGGCAAGGGCACATCTGACCTCACGTGGTCTTTCTTGAAATGCCTTGTCAAATGTCCTGATTGCGAGAATTTTTTATCGCACACTTTACACTGATACTTCTTTTCGCCGGTGTGGACCACTTTATGCTGCTTTAGTCCTGAGGATGTGTAGAACTTTTTCCCACATTCGCAGGGGTACTCCTTGATGCCTTTGTGTCGTTTGACGTGGACGTTGAAAGCGCTCGACGTGACGAATCCTTTGGGGCAGTGCGGGCAGTGGAATCTGCAAATATTTTGAAGATTAGGTTAGCGGAGATAAAGGAACAGGTAAAGTAGCTTTGGTAAGTCCACCACCACCTAGAGGACCATAGAAAAGCCTGCGCGGGCTAGACTAAGACAACTGGGGACTGAGTCGATAAGAGAGGTCTTTGTTTAGTTGCACGATTATTggctaatttattttttactgagtACTCAAGTAGAGCCCACTGCCACTGCCACCAGAGCCCA is a window from the Plutella xylostella chromosome 7, ilPluXylo3.1, whole genome shotgun sequence genome containing:
- the LOC105382596 gene encoding polycomb group RING finger protein 3, producing the protein MTMERRIKLKTLNSHITCKICRGYFIDATTVTECLHTFCKSCLVKHLEENNTCPTCTIVIHQSHPLQYISFDRTMQDIVYKLVPDLQDNELKRERDFYRARGLPCPKDAALAGDKAGGGDDAEQADNTDCHRKDEQVNVCLECISTSLRTLKRSFIRCSAQATITHLKKFVAKKVLNGMEKYREIDILCNDELLGKDHTLKFVFVTRWRFRDPPLRLQYRPKIDL